DNA sequence from the Manihot esculenta cultivar AM560-2 chromosome 11, M.esculenta_v8, whole genome shotgun sequence genome:
GTGCTTATGACAGTGATGATGACGAAAATGtatgcttctttttcttttcttggatTTTTCAAAagattctctttttctttccttttctctctttaattttaattacaggaaaatattatatatacacacacaaaaAATATCTTCTTTCCCTTCAATAAATTCCTTGAGGCTTGTGTGATTTATTCAAGCTATATTGGCTGACATCcaattgtttttcttttttcctttccttCTTATTTCTTAATATCTATTCCAATCAATTTTGGATGTGTATCCAATTCTCCTTCCAGTTCCCAATATTCCAAGGTgggttttatttattatttatgggTATTGGGTATTTTTTTTGTGTGTTAATATTGCTATTTTTGCCCAAGAGGGTGCTTTTCTTTTTCAAGTAATCACTAGTTTGGCAATGAAATTTGTATAGTCATTagtttttgttttaattaaggTTAAGTCTAATAACTtggaaagtaaaaaaattataatgtgtTATTATGATTTTGCGCAGGGGATGGGTGATTTTCTGAGTGAACTGGCAACCATGATGAACCAAACAAAGCCTGATGTGAGTTCAGCTGCTCTGCGCATCTTTATTTATATACTGTGTTGCATCTGCTGCTTTCTCTggaatatttcttttttaaagctGGCCAATCTATGCCTTGCTCAAATGGTGGTCTTCAGAATAGTTTGATTGCCTAGAATTTGCAGTAAttcaataattgaatgtgaatttGACAGGAAAATGGGAAGGAGAGTTTTGAGGATTTACAAGAGTTATTTGAAGAAATGTTTCAAGAAGATATCGACTCATTTGGAGGGGGAGGAGGCTTTCAAGCAGCTGCTGCTAGTACTACGTCTTCTTCCTACGCATCATCTTACAATGAAAGTTCCAGCACCAACGACAAGATCAGTAATTCCTGTGAGATGAATTTTGAGGAGTTTAAGGTGGAGGATTCTCATGGATTTGGGTCTCGCTTTCAGACATTTTGTCTAGGGGTAAGTACATGTACATGAACATTAACTCTTGAGGTCTCTGTGATGTAGATGTTTGATGGATCATTGTTTGGATTTGACGGTACAAAGACAGGTGGAACACCAACAAAACTTCAAGAAGACGAAGGGAACAAGAGGAGGAATTCAAGGAGCCGCCGCCGGTGGTAGTAGTAGACGGAGAAATACAAGGAAAAACAAGGTTTCTTCAGGCCTGGATGTGTCCTCCCAAGACATACCTCATGGTATTTCAGCTTCATGAACCCCAATTCACTCCTCTCCTGGAGCAGATTCAAATCGGCCGACGATGGAGATCAAAATTTTGAAGGCATTTTCTGGCCAATGCAACTTGGAAGCTGTGGAAGCAAAGCAACCAAGAAAGACTGGTAGCCAAAACCACAGCAAGTTTCTAGGCGGAGTGTTTGCCTGTAGCTGGCTCTTCGATTAATTTCTACGCattgaaaattttctttaatCCTTTTACTTATTTGTATCAGCCTTTGACCTAAATAAGTCTGCCGATTGGTTGGAGACTTTCTGAAAGTTTTCTCGAAATGGTTAGAGATTTATTCAATCCTAAAATCCTTCACATTTCCAGAAGATGAgggctttaattttaattaattattagattAAACTTAATTGATAATCATTTTCGAAGTAcgacatttttttaatattttgcaaAAAAAACATATTGACGGAGTAATTTGTTATTGCAACGAGAAAAACAAAAACGTCGGATAATGATGATACAATCTGGGGCATGTGGGATCCACAACACGTGGGTAAGTGGAGCCCACAACCGCAAGTGATATTTGTTGAGTGTCCCCGCATGGGTAAAATATTCTGTTCGACTGCTATAAGACGTACTATTATCTAAGCGTacaaacaaattaataaaaattaaataaatatataatgcactgtttttagaaaaaatgaatataaaaaacaattatttaaaaatattatcatttcatataaattaaataatttattaaattaaatttcgaaagcaagataaatttattttttattaaaaattaatagaattaatatctacaaaagaaaataatatataaaataagacaataaaaaatcatttttcatgTGATAAAGGAAGGAAAGAGCcttcttattattttattttaaaatatttatttttatgataataaaattaaaaataatctctcgttataatttttagtcccaccttatttttgtgttttttgaataaaaaaaatgttttgtgtgttattgattatatataaaaaattaagttattatttcaagtaaaataattttttgggtAGTTTCAATGATGATATTGAATTTTATgggtatataatattaaaataattaatttttaatttgcaagaaaaaattttcatgatcactatttctttttttttttttccaaaagatGAAGGCTTGATTAGATAAAAGTTTATAAAGAGATGAGTTTATAGTACAATAATCAAATACAAAGCCTCAAGGCCcatcataaaaaaaaacccAACAGGCTTAAATTATAATATCTCGTATAAATTAtgatagaatataaaatttatttttatataaatgtaaCAATAGCTTGTTCGTCAATAATTTTTAAGAgagcaattgatgctttaatttaAGTGGGTGAGCATTTTAATTGATtgggtttaaaattaaatcaaattgaataaattaaaattaaaattaaaattatagtattattgaaaatgaaatcgaattgattttaaatagaaattgaaccgaattaaattgatttgattcgatttgattcaattcagtttgatcggttaaatttttaatgaattttttttcattttttactatttattttttaatattttaaaatttaattgaaatattttaacttcatgggctctatattataaaaataaaatactattttatatAGAGCAATTAGCATTAAACTTTACGATAGACTTGAACCAGATCTAACTTTTGCGATTAACGTCTgatagagacccacgatagtTTTTCGAGACTTGAACTAGACCTAATTTTTGCAACTGACGTCTGATAGAGACTCatgataatttttcaaaaataaaattttgaaacgcacgactttcaaaagtgtgacaatAATCATAGGCCTGTCATAAAATTCGATATGAAAATTCTATCgtttaagaattaattttatattttaattattttttaaaatattttagatattttcataattttacatattaaaattttatttctattataaataaaatctttcgatctattttttctcttatatcgttttaaccaaacgatattagttaaaactcctgacaatttaatttttctaattaaaattgaattaaattgaactaactataatttttaaaattaaaaaccaaatcaaactgaaatgaataaaaaatcgaatcgaatttttgaattaatttaattcgatcagtgttttttatttaaacagAATATTACTCATTCCTATAAACAATCGCTATTtagaaattattgaaaaaataatttaaaaaataatgtaaattttGACTAATTAAtactataataattaaatattattaaaataattaatattaaagaatGGAGGAATATATATCTAAATTAATcagtataatattatttttaaaaaatataattatttttagtgGTGAGTGTACATATGAATTCAAcctccaaaaataaaaaattaaaatgttatatCACAATCACAAACCTAACCATAATGAATTATTGGAATAAAGTTTCAACCATAAGCAAGTGTAAGGCCATAGCTCCTATATAAGTCCTTGTACATATATTACTCAAACGAAGTCTTTGTGGGGACATTTACCAAATACAACGGACATTTATGAGCAATTTTGAGGttgattgattgattgattgattgGCCCATTTTATTTCTCTCAAAtatatggttttttttttaaaaaaaaatcatttaatatctcaaattaattgattcaattaattcaaattttttactggataaatctattaataaagTAAATgctatcttttaaattttaaaaatattttatataaagtttaaattcaaaaattttagttaaaagaaaaatattcaattctcaaatattaattttatat
Encoded proteins:
- the LOC110626549 gene encoding dnaJ homolog subfamily B member 6 isoform X2, which produces MADGEDKSKSKDFYQVLGLDKECTATELRNAYKKLALRWHPDRCSPSGNSEFVEEAKQNFQAIQQAYSVLSDTNKRFLYDVGAYDSDDDENGMGDFLSELATMMNQTKPDENGKESFEDLQELFEEMFQEDIDSFGGGGGFQAAAASTTSSSYASSYNESSSTNDKISNSCEMNFEEFKVEDSHGFGSRFQTFCLGTGGTPTKLQEDEGNKRRNSRSRRRW
- the LOC110626549 gene encoding dnaJ homolog subfamily B member 6 isoform X1, which gives rise to MADGEDKSKSKDFYQVLGLDKECTATELRNAYKKLALRWHPDRCSPSGNSEFVEEAKQNFQAIQQAYSVLSDTNKRFLYDVGAYDSDDDENGMGDFLSELATMMNQTKPDENGKESFEDLQELFEEMFQEDIDSFGGGGGFQAAAASTTSSSYASSYNESSSTNDKISNSCEMNFEEFKVEDSHGFGSRFQTFCLGVEHQQNFKKTKGTRGGIQGAAAGGSSRRRNTRKNKVSSGLDVSSQDIPHGISAS